One window of Streptomyces sp. SUK 48 genomic DNA carries:
- the pgl gene encoding 6-phosphogluconolactonase — MSTPQLVVHRDKELMAQAAAARLITKIVDAQASRGTASVVLTGGRNGNGLLATLAEAPARDAVDWTRLDLWWGDERYLPEGDPERNVTQARAALLDSVPLDPARVHAMPASDGPYGADVEAAAEAYAAELAKSAGPENHGSVPTFDVLMLGVGPDTHVASLFPELPAVRETERTVVGVHGAPKPPPTRISLTLPAIRSAREVWLLAAGEDKAEAAAIALSGAGEIQAPAAGARGRSRTLWLLDSAAASQLPRSLYPPASP; from the coding sequence GTGAGCACCCCTCAGCTGGTCGTCCACCGCGACAAGGAACTGATGGCCCAGGCCGCCGCGGCCCGCCTGATCACGAAGATCGTGGACGCGCAGGCGTCCCGGGGCACCGCGTCCGTGGTCCTCACGGGCGGCCGCAACGGCAACGGTCTGCTGGCCACGCTCGCCGAGGCGCCGGCCCGGGACGCCGTGGACTGGACCCGTCTCGACCTGTGGTGGGGCGACGAGCGCTATCTGCCCGAGGGCGACCCCGAGCGCAATGTCACCCAGGCACGCGCGGCCCTGCTGGACTCCGTCCCGCTGGACCCGGCGCGCGTGCACGCCATGCCCGCCTCCGACGGGCCGTACGGCGCGGACGTCGAGGCGGCGGCCGAGGCGTACGCGGCGGAGCTGGCGAAGTCGGCCGGGCCGGAGAACCATGGCTCGGTGCCCACCTTCGACGTGCTGATGCTGGGCGTCGGCCCGGACACCCATGTGGCCTCGCTCTTCCCGGAGCTGCCGGCCGTACGGGAGACCGAGCGCACGGTGGTGGGCGTGCACGGCGCGCCCAAGCCGCCGCCGACCCGGATCTCGCTCACCCTGCCCGCGATCCGCTCGGCCCGTGAGGTCTGGCTGCTCGCGGCGGGCGAGGACAAGGCGGAGGCCGCGGCCATCGCCCTGTCCGGCGCGGGTGAGATCCAGGCCCCGGCGGCGGGCGCCCGCGGCCGCAGCCGCACCCTGTGGCTGCTGGACTCGGCGGCGGCCTCCCAGCTGCCGCGCTCGCTGTATCCGCCGGCGTCTCCGTGA
- the opcA gene encoding glucose-6-phosphate dehydrogenase assembly protein OpcA produces MKIDLTDTTAGEINKALVQGRRAIGTPAVGMVLTLVIVTDEENAYDALKSANDASREHPSRTLVVIKRISRTSRDRTTSRLDAEVRVGADAGSGETVMLRLYGEVSQHADSVALPLLLPDAPVVVWWPVNAPLDPAKDPLGALAQRRVTDTYAAEEPVRELAARADAYTPGDTDLSWTRITPWRSMLAAALDQVDCRVKAVEVEGEAFNPSCELLAMWLADRLDVPVRRSPSAGPGLTAVRMDTTCGPISLDRADGSLATLSIKGQPARAVALNRRDTAELIAEELRRLDPDDTYASALRYGVDRLDTVPEQGASDSASAAGSAADSASAADSDADSASASADEAKPASAEEAPAAEPEPVRAAKAPAKKATSSRAAKKAPSRKASAK; encoded by the coding sequence ATGAAGATAGACCTGACCGACACCACCGCCGGCGAGATCAACAAGGCGCTCGTGCAAGGCCGCCGGGCCATCGGCACCCCCGCCGTCGGCATGGTCCTGACCCTCGTCATCGTCACCGACGAGGAGAACGCCTACGACGCCCTGAAGTCCGCCAACGACGCCTCGCGCGAGCACCCCTCGCGCACCCTGGTGGTCATCAAGCGGATCTCCCGCACCTCGCGCGACCGCACCACCTCGCGCCTCGACGCCGAGGTGCGGGTGGGCGCGGACGCGGGCAGTGGCGAGACGGTCATGCTGCGGCTGTACGGCGAGGTGTCCCAGCACGCCGACTCGGTCGCGCTGCCGCTGCTGCTGCCGGACGCCCCGGTCGTCGTGTGGTGGCCGGTGAACGCTCCGCTGGACCCGGCGAAGGACCCGCTGGGCGCGCTGGCCCAGCGCCGGGTCACCGACACCTACGCGGCCGAGGAGCCGGTGCGGGAACTCGCGGCCCGCGCCGACGCCTACACCCCCGGCGACACCGATCTGTCCTGGACCCGGATCACGCCGTGGCGCTCGATGCTGGCGGCCGCCCTGGACCAGGTCGACTGCCGGGTGAAGGCGGTCGAGGTGGAGGGCGAGGCGTTCAACCCGAGCTGCGAGCTGCTGGCGATGTGGCTCGCGGACCGGCTGGACGTGCCGGTCCGGCGCTCCCCGTCCGCGGGGCCCGGGCTGACCGCCGTCCGCATGGACACCACATGCGGCCCGATCTCCCTGGACCGCGCGGACGGCTCGCTGGCCACGCTGTCCATCAAGGGGCAGCCGGCCCGCGCGGTGGCGCTCAACCGGCGCGACACCGCCGAGCTGATCGCGGAGGAGCTGCGCCGGCTGGACCCGGACGACACCTACGCGTCGGCGCTGCGGTACGGCGTGGACCGGCTGGACACGGTTCCGGAGCAGGGGGCCTCGGATTCGGCTTCCGCTGCGGGCTCGGCCGCGGATTCGGCTTCCGCTGCGGATTCGGACGCGGATTCGGCTTCGGCTTCCGCGGACGAGGCGAAGCCGGCCTCCGCCGAGGAGGCCCCGGCCGCCGAGCCGGAGCCCGTGCGTGCGGCCAAGGCTCCCGCGAAGAAGGCGACGTCGTCCAGGGCCGCGAAGAAGGCACCCTCCAGGAAGGCGTCGGCGAAGTGA
- the zwf gene encoding glucose-6-phosphate dehydrogenase encodes MSPVSGSGANPLRDPADRRLPRIAGPSGLVIFGVTGDLSRKKLMPAVYDLANRGLLPPGFSLVGFARREWADEDFAQEVHDAVKAHARTPFREEVWQQLIQGMRFVQGTFDDDEAFERLRSTIEELDKAQGTGGNFAFYLSVPPRSFPVVIQQLKKHGLADQSGGSWRRAVIEKPFGHDLKSAEELNAIVHEVFAPDQVFRIDHYLGKETVQNILALRFANTMFEPIWNRSFVDHVQITMAEDIGIGGRAGYYDGIGAARDVIQNHLLQLLALTAMEEPASFDAQALAAEKTKVLGAVRLPRDLGKGTVRGQYAAGWQGGEKVIGYLEEDGIDPKSKTDTFAAIKVGIDNRRWAGVPFYLRTGKRLGRRVTEIAVVFQRAPHSPFDHTATEELGQNAIVIRVQPDEGITVRFGSKVPGTSMEIRDVSMDFAYGESFTESSPEAYERLILDVLLGDANLFPRTEEVELSWKILDPIEQYWDRHGRPAQYPSGTWGPAEADEMLARDGRSWRRP; translated from the coding sequence TTGTCACCCGTTTCGGGATCCGGAGCGAACCCGCTCCGTGACCCGGCCGACCGACGGCTCCCGCGTATCGCGGGGCCGTCGGGTCTGGTCATCTTCGGGGTCACGGGCGACCTGTCGCGCAAGAAGCTGATGCCCGCGGTGTACGACCTCGCCAACCGGGGTCTGCTGCCGCCGGGCTTCTCGCTGGTGGGCTTCGCCCGCCGCGAATGGGCCGACGAGGACTTCGCGCAGGAGGTCCACGACGCCGTCAAGGCGCACGCCCGTACGCCGTTCCGTGAGGAGGTCTGGCAGCAGCTCATCCAGGGGATGCGCTTCGTGCAGGGCACCTTCGACGACGACGAGGCGTTCGAGCGGCTGCGCTCCACCATCGAGGAGCTGGACAAGGCACAGGGCACGGGCGGCAACTTCGCCTTCTACCTGTCGGTGCCGCCGCGCTCCTTCCCGGTGGTCATCCAGCAGCTGAAGAAGCACGGACTGGCCGACCAGTCCGGCGGCTCCTGGCGGCGCGCGGTCATCGAGAAGCCGTTCGGGCACGATCTGAAGTCGGCCGAGGAACTGAACGCCATCGTGCACGAGGTGTTCGCCCCGGACCAGGTCTTCCGGATCGACCACTACCTCGGCAAGGAGACCGTCCAGAACATCCTGGCGCTGCGCTTCGCCAACACGATGTTCGAGCCGATCTGGAACCGGTCCTTCGTGGACCATGTCCAGATCACCATGGCCGAGGACATCGGCATCGGCGGCCGGGCCGGTTACTACGACGGTATCGGCGCCGCCCGTGACGTCATCCAGAACCACCTGCTCCAGCTGCTCGCGCTGACCGCGATGGAGGAGCCCGCCTCCTTCGACGCGCAGGCGCTGGCCGCGGAGAAGACCAAGGTGCTCGGCGCCGTACGGCTGCCGAGGGACCTGGGCAAGGGCACCGTGCGCGGACAGTACGCGGCGGGCTGGCAGGGCGGCGAGAAGGTCATCGGCTACCTCGAAGAGGACGGCATCGACCCGAAGTCGAAGACCGACACCTTCGCGGCGATCAAGGTGGGCATCGACAACCGCCGCTGGGCGGGCGTCCCCTTCTACCTGCGCACCGGCAAGCGGCTCGGCCGCCGGGTGACGGAGATCGCCGTCGTCTTCCAGCGGGCCCCGCACTCCCCCTTCGACCACACGGCGACGGAGGAGCTGGGCCAGAACGCGATCGTGATCCGCGTCCAGCCGGACGAGGGCATCACGGTCCGCTTCGGCTCCAAGGTGCCGGGCACCTCGATGGAGATCCGGGACGTGTCCATGGACTTCGCCTACGGCGAGTCGTTCACGGAGTCCAGCCCGGAGGCGTACGAGCGGCTCATCCTGGACGTGCTGCTCGGCGACGCCAACCTCTTCCCGCGCACGGAGGAGGTCGAGCTGTCCTGGAAGATCCTCGACCCGATCGAGCAGTACTGGGACCGGCACGGCAGGCCCGCGCAGTACCCCTCGGGTACCTGGGGCCCCGCCGAGGCGGACGAGATGCTCGCACGAGACGGACGGAGCTGGCGCAGGCCATGA
- the tal gene encoding transaldolase — MTDALKRLSDEGVAIWLDDLSRKRITSGNLAELIDQQHVVGVTTNPTIFQKAISGGDGYDLQVSDLAARKVTVEEAIRMITTADVRDAADILRPVFDATDGQDGRVSIEVDPRLAHNTKATVAEAKQLAWLVDRPNTLIKIPATQGGLPAITEVIGLGISVNVTLIFSLERYRAVMDAYLSGLEKAKERGLDLSKIHSVASFFVSRVDTEIDRRLDEMGTDEAKALRGKAGVANARLAYQAYEEVFSSDRWNTLENAGANKQRPLWASTGVKDPAYKDTMYVEELVAPNTVNTMPEATLEATDDHGEIRGDAITGTYAGARADLDALEKIGVSYDEVVQVLEDEGVEKFETSWNDLLKSTQAELERLAPSEG, encoded by the coding sequence ATGACAGACGCACTCAAGCGCCTCTCCGACGAAGGCGTCGCGATCTGGCTGGACGACCTGTCGCGCAAGCGGATCACGTCCGGCAACCTCGCCGAGCTGATCGACCAGCAGCACGTCGTGGGCGTCACCACGAACCCGACGATCTTCCAGAAGGCAATCTCGGGGGGCGACGGCTACGACCTCCAGGTCTCGGACCTCGCCGCCCGCAAGGTCACCGTCGAAGAAGCGATCCGCATGATCACCACGGCGGACGTCCGCGACGCCGCCGACATCCTGCGCCCGGTCTTCGACGCCACGGACGGCCAGGACGGCCGGGTCTCCATCGAAGTGGACCCCCGCCTCGCGCACAACACCAAGGCGACCGTCGCCGAGGCCAAGCAGCTGGCCTGGCTGGTGGACCGTCCCAACACCCTGATCAAGATCCCGGCCACCCAGGGCGGTCTGCCGGCGATCACCGAGGTCATCGGCCTGGGCATCAGCGTCAACGTCACGCTGATCTTCTCCCTGGAGCGCTACCGCGCGGTCATGGACGCCTACCTCTCCGGTCTGGAGAAGGCCAAGGAGCGCGGCCTGGACCTGTCGAAGATCCACTCGGTGGCGTCCTTCTTCGTGTCCCGGGTGGACACCGAGATCGACCGCCGTCTCGACGAGATGGGCACCGACGAGGCCAAGGCGCTGCGCGGCAAGGCCGGCGTGGCCAACGCGCGCCTCGCCTACCAGGCGTACGAGGAGGTCTTCTCCTCCGACCGCTGGAACACGCTGGAGAACGCGGGCGCCAACAAGCAGCGTCCGCTGTGGGCCTCCACCGGTGTGAAGGACCCGGCGTACAAGGACACCATGTACGTCGAGGAACTGGTCGCGCCCAACACGGTCAACACCATGCCGGAGGCCACCCTGGAGGCCACCGACGACCACGGCGAGATCCGCGGCGACGCGATCACCGGCACCTACGCCGGGGCCCGCGCCGACCTGGACGCGCTGGAGAAGATCGGCGTCTCGTACGACGAGGTCGTACAGGTGCTGGAGGACGAGGGCGTCGAGAAGTTCGAGACGTCCTGGAACGACCTGCTGAAGTCCACCCAGGCGGAGCTCGAGCGCCTCGCCCCTTCGGAGGGCTGA
- the tkt gene encoding transketolase produces the protein MSTKPTTTDLEWTDLDQRAVDTARVLAADAVQKVGNGHPGTAMSLAPAAYTLFQKVMRHDPADPEWVGRDRFVLSAGHSSLTLYTQLYLAGFGLELADLESFRTWGSKTPGHPEYGHTKGVETTTGPLGQGVANAVGMAMAARYERGLFDPEAAQGESPFDHFIYCIAGDGCLQEGISAEASSLAGHQKLGNLILLWDDNHISIEGDTETAVSEDTAKRYEAYGWHVQRVEPKADGDLDPAAIFAAIQAAKQVTDRPSFIAMRSIIAWPAPNAQNTEAAHGSALGADEVAATKRVLGFDPEQSFAVEDDVITHTRKALERGARAKAEWDKDLQVWRDDNPERAAEFDRIAAGELPTGWEEKIPVFEPGKSVATRAASGKVLQALGPVIPELWGGSADLAGSNNTTIDKASSFLPAGNPLPEADPYGRTVHFGIREHSMGAELNGITLHGNTRVYGGTFLVFSDYMRNAVRLSALMHLPVTFVWTHDSIGLGEDGPTHQPVEHLASLRAIPGLNIVRPADANETAIAWREVLGRYTKEFGKGQPHGFALTRQGVPAYEPNEDAAKGGYVLFEAEGPEGQSAEPEVILIATGSEVHVAVGARELLQADGVATRVVSMPSVEWFEQQDQGYRDSVLPPSVKARVSVEAGIGLTWHKYVGDAGRIVSLEHFGASADGKVLFEEFGFTAENVAAKARESIAAAQR, from the coding sequence GTGAGCACCAAGCCGACCACCACAGACCTTGAGTGGACCGACCTGGACCAGCGGGCCGTGGACACCGCCCGAGTCCTGGCCGCCGACGCCGTACAGAAGGTCGGCAACGGCCATCCCGGTACGGCGATGAGCCTGGCCCCCGCCGCCTACACCCTCTTCCAGAAGGTGATGCGGCATGACCCGGCCGACCCGGAGTGGGTGGGGCGCGACCGCTTCGTGCTGTCCGCCGGCCACTCCTCCCTGACCCTCTACACCCAGCTCTACCTGGCCGGCTTCGGCCTGGAGCTGGCGGACCTGGAGTCCTTCCGCACCTGGGGCTCCAAGACCCCGGGCCACCCGGAGTACGGACACACCAAGGGCGTCGAGACCACCACGGGCCCGCTGGGCCAGGGTGTGGCCAACGCGGTGGGCATGGCGATGGCCGCCCGCTACGAGCGCGGTCTGTTCGACCCGGAGGCCGCCCAGGGCGAGTCGCCGTTCGACCACTTCATCTACTGCATCGCCGGTGACGGCTGCCTCCAGGAGGGCATCTCCGCCGAGGCGTCCTCGCTGGCCGGCCACCAGAAGCTCGGCAACCTGATCCTGCTGTGGGACGACAACCACATCTCGATCGAGGGCGACACCGAGACGGCCGTCTCCGAGGACACCGCCAAGCGCTACGAGGCGTACGGCTGGCATGTGCAGCGCGTGGAGCCGAAGGCGGACGGCGACCTGGACCCGGCGGCGATCTTCGCCGCGATCCAGGCGGCCAAGCAGGTCACCGACCGGCCCTCCTTCATCGCGATGCGCTCGATCATCGCCTGGCCGGCCCCGAACGCCCAGAACACCGAGGCCGCGCACGGCTCGGCGCTCGGCGCGGACGAGGTCGCGGCCACCAAGCGCGTCCTCGGCTTCGACCCGGAGCAGTCCTTCGCCGTCGAGGACGACGTGATCACGCACACCCGCAAGGCCCTGGAGCGCGGCGCCCGCGCGAAGGCCGAGTGGGACAAGGACCTCCAGGTGTGGCGGGACGACAACCCCGAGCGCGCTGCGGAGTTCGACCGCATCGCGGCGGGCGAGCTGCCCACCGGCTGGGAGGAGAAGATCCCGGTCTTCGAGCCCGGCAAGTCGGTCGCCACCCGTGCCGCCTCCGGCAAGGTGCTCCAGGCGCTCGGCCCGGTGATCCCCGAGCTGTGGGGCGGCTCCGCCGACCTCGCCGGCTCGAACAACACCACGATCGACAAGGCCAGCTCCTTCCTGCCCGCGGGCAACCCGCTGCCGGAGGCCGACCCGTACGGCCGTACGGTCCACTTCGGCATCCGCGAGCACTCCATGGGCGCCGAGCTGAACGGCATCACGCTGCACGGCAACACCCGTGTCTACGGCGGCACCTTCCTCGTCTTCTCCGACTACATGCGCAACGCCGTGCGCCTGTCGGCCCTGATGCACCTGCCGGTGACCTTCGTGTGGACGCACGACTCCATCGGCCTCGGCGAGGACGGCCCCACCCACCAGCCGGTCGAGCACCTGGCCTCGCTGCGCGCCATCCCGGGCCTGAACATCGTCCGCCCGGCCGACGCCAACGAGACCGCGATCGCCTGGCGCGAGGTCCTGGGGCGCTACACCAAGGAGTTCGGCAAGGGCCAGCCGCACGGCTTCGCGCTGACCCGCCAGGGCGTGCCGGCCTACGAGCCCAACGAGGACGCGGCGAAGGGCGGTTACGTCCTGTTCGAGGCCGAAGGGCCCGAAGGACAGAGCGCGGAGCCCGAGGTGATCCTGATCGCCACCGGTTCCGAGGTGCACGTGGCCGTGGGGGCGCGTGAGCTGCTCCAGGCCGACGGCGTCGCGACGCGCGTCGTCTCCATGCCCTCGGTCGAGTGGTTCGAGCAGCAGGACCAGGGGTACCGGGACTCCGTGCTGCCGCCGTCCGTGAAGGCGCGCGTCTCCGTGGAGGCGGGCATCGGGCTGACGTGGCACAAGTACGTCGGGGACGCCGGCCGCATCGTCTCCCTGGAGCACTTCGGTGCCTCCGCGGACGGCAAGGTGCTCTTCGAGGAGTTCGGCTTCACCGCGGAGAACGTGGCCGCGAAGGCCCGGGAATCCATCGCCGCCGCCCAGCGCTGA
- a CDS encoding heme o synthase: protein MSLSGVCVTAVESRPAAVLGGTSPSPVHRPFGARAKAFVALTKPRIIELLLITTVPVMFLAQQGVPDLKLVLLTCLGGYLSAGGANALNMYIDRDIDAVMDRTAQRPLVTGMVSPRECLAFGIGLGVVSTLLFGLTVNWLSAWLSLGALLFYVVVYTMILKRRTAQNIVWGGIAGCLPVLIGWSAVTDSMSWAPIILFLVMFFWTPPHYWPLSMKVKDDYARAGVPMLPVVASNKVVARQIVIYSWVMVVVSLLLTPLGYTGWFYTVVALAAGGFWLWEAHGLQNRAKAEVTGAKLKEMRLFHWSITYVSILFVAVAVDPFLR from the coding sequence ATGTCTCTGTCAGGGGTGTGCGTGACGGCCGTCGAATCCCGTCCAGCTGCGGTGCTCGGTGGTACGAGCCCGAGCCCGGTCCACCGGCCGTTCGGGGCCCGTGCCAAGGCATTCGTGGCGCTGACCAAGCCGCGGATCATCGAACTGCTCCTCATCACCACGGTGCCGGTGATGTTCCTGGCGCAGCAGGGCGTGCCCGATCTGAAGCTGGTGCTGCTGACCTGCCTCGGCGGCTACCTCTCCGCGGGCGGCGCCAACGCGCTGAACATGTACATCGACCGCGACATCGACGCCGTCATGGACCGCACCGCGCAGCGGCCGCTGGTGACCGGCATGGTCAGCCCGCGCGAGTGCCTGGCCTTCGGCATCGGCCTCGGCGTCGTCTCCACGCTGCTGTTCGGGCTGACCGTCAACTGGCTCAGCGCCTGGCTGTCGCTCGGCGCGCTGCTCTTCTATGTCGTCGTCTACACGATGATCCTCAAGCGCCGCACCGCGCAGAACATCGTGTGGGGCGGCATCGCGGGCTGCCTGCCGGTGCTGATCGGCTGGTCCGCGGTCACGGACTCGATGTCCTGGGCGCCGATCATCCTCTTCCTGGTGATGTTCTTCTGGACGCCGCCGCACTACTGGCCGCTGTCCATGAAGGTCAAGGACGACTACGCGCGCGCCGGTGTGCCGATGCTCCCGGTGGTCGCCTCCAACAAGGTCGTGGCCCGGCAGATCGTCATCTACAGCTGGGTGATGGTCGTCGTCTCGCTGCTGCTCACCCCGCTGGGGTACACGGGCTGGTTCTACACGGTCGTGGCCCTCGCGGCCGGCGGCTTCTGGCTGTGGGAGGCGCACGGCCTCCAGAACCGGGCGAAGGCCGAGGTCACCGGCGCGAAGCTCAAGGAGATGCGGCTGTTCCACTGGTCGATCACCTACGTGTCGATCCTCTTCGTCGCCGTCGCGGTGGACCCGTTCCTGCGCTGA
- a CDS encoding nucleotidyltransferase domain-containing protein — protein sequence MRTEALLGRFLDALTPLRPRAVWAHGSLAGGDYQEGRSDLDLIAVLPAPPGLKTVREVVSLHWGLRREPLAAKLHCSYLAPANADDPGRAHLTWAHGHVLRRPVTPVTRRELHAFGRVLHGEAPARLLPPVPDQNLRAFVVADQRDFWRPAVDRARLWRQDVWVDLGLLTFARATVTLREGRLISKREALAELPDLGAPAEVVEDITRRRYEDPGPAGDDTWLTRRAALTRSYLGPAIDALVAAYG from the coding sequence ATGCGGACGGAAGCACTGCTCGGACGATTTCTCGACGCCCTCACGCCGTTGCGCCCCCGCGCCGTCTGGGCGCACGGCTCGCTCGCCGGCGGTGACTACCAGGAGGGCCGCAGCGATCTCGACCTGATCGCGGTGCTTCCGGCGCCGCCGGGTCTGAAGACCGTACGAGAGGTCGTATCCCTGCACTGGGGGCTGCGCCGGGAGCCGCTCGCCGCGAAGCTGCACTGCAGCTATCTCGCCCCGGCCAACGCCGACGATCCGGGCCGGGCGCATCTCACCTGGGCGCACGGCCATGTGCTGCGCCGCCCGGTCACCCCCGTCACCCGGCGTGAGCTGCACGCCTTCGGCCGGGTGCTGCACGGGGAGGCACCGGCGCGCCTCTTACCGCCGGTCCCGGACCAGAACCTGCGCGCGTTCGTCGTGGCGGACCAGCGGGACTTCTGGCGGCCCGCCGTGGACCGGGCCCGGCTGTGGCGCCAGGACGTCTGGGTCGACCTCGGGCTGCTGACCTTCGCCCGGGCCACCGTGACCCTGCGCGAGGGACGGCTGATCTCCAAGCGGGAGGCCCTGGCCGAGCTGCCGGACCTCGGCGCGCCCGCCGAGGTCGTCGAGGACATCACCCGCAGGCGGTACGAGGACCCCGGCCCGGCCGGTGACGACACCTGGCTCACCCGGCGCGCCGCGCTGACCCGGTCCTATCTGGGCCCGGCGATCGACGCGCTGGTCGCCGCGTACGGGTGA